AGCTGGAGGCGCGGGGACAGTTCACCTCGCGGTCCACCATGGCCCGTAGGGCGCGGACCTCGTCGGCAGGCCGGTCTGCCGTGAACGTGTCCGTCAGCTGCCGGGTGGGCGGCGGGGTGCCCAGGTCCTCCGCGCCGAACAGATAGCCGAGCGCCATACGGAAGGGCGCGCGCACGGCCGCTTCCCCGCCCGGCAGGGGCGCGGTGCCGAACCGTCCGACGCGGCGGTATCCCGTCAGGTCGGCGACGAGCACCTCACCGCCCCACAGCGTGCCGTCATCGCCCAGCCCCAGGCCGTCGAGGGCGAGGCCGGTGAACGGACCGGCCAGCCCGTGCTCGGCCGCGCAGGCCACCACATGGGCGTGGTGGTGCTGGACGGCGATGCGCCGCTCGGCCGGCCAGCGGGAGACGGCCCATCGGGTGGAGACATATCCGGGATGCAGATCGTGGGCGACCACCTGCGGATCGATCCCGGCCAGCCGTGACTGGCCACGACAGGCCGCCTCGAAGGCGTCCACGGTTCTCGGATCCGCCAGGTCCCCGGTGTGCGGCCCGGTCACGGCGCGGTCACCGGCCACCAGCGTGAAGGTGTGCTTCAGCTGCGCTCCCACCGCGAGAGCCGGGACCGGGCCGGCCACGGGCAACCGCATCGGCGTGGGGGCGTAGCCGCGGGCTCGGCGGATGGTGAGGACCTGACGGCCCAGGGTCGTCACCACCGAGTCGTCACAGCGGGCGTGGATGGCGCGATCGTGCGTCAGGAAGCCGTCCGCCACGCCCGCGAGGCGCGTTCGTGCCTCGGCGTCGTCGATGGCCCGGGGCTCGTCGGCCAGGTTCCCGCTGGTGCACACCACCGGCCGGTCCACATCGCGCGCCAGCAGATGGTGCAGCGGGCTGGCCGGCAGGAAGAGCCCGACGCGCGAGGTGCCGGGGTGGACTCCCGCCGCGAGGGGTGAGGACGGGCGTGCCGGAAGCAGCACGATGGGGCAGGCGGGCGAGTTCAGCAGCTCGCGTTCGACAGGCCCGACGTCGGCCAGCCGCCGGGCCATGGCCAGGTCCGGCACCATCACGGCAAAAGGCTTGTCGGGGCGACACTTACGGCGCCGTAGGGCGGCCACGGCGGCCGCGTCGGTGGCGTCGCACACCAGCTGATAACCGCCCACCCCTTTGACAGCCACCACGCGCCCCCGCGCACCGCGTCCGCGGCGGCACTCATCGCTTCCTCACCCCCGTACGCTGCTTCCGGTGCCCACCACGAGATCCGGGGGCCACAGCGGGGGCAGGCCAGCGGCTCGGCGTGGAACCGCCGGTCCGCCGGGTCGGCGTACTCCTGCGCGCAGGCCGTGCAGAGGGTGAAGGCCCCCATCGTGGTGCACGCACGGTCGTACGGGAGGCCGGTGATGACGGTGGCCCGTGGACCGCACGCGGTGCAGTTGATGAAGGGGTAGCGGTAGCGACGATCGCCGGGGGTGAGGACTTCGCGCAGGCAGTCGGCGCAGGGCGCCGCGTCCGCCGGGACTTGGCGCACCGGCCCGGTAGCCGCTCCCGCTGTGCTCTCGAGTACGACGAAACCCGAACCGGGGGCGATGCCGTGGGGGTCGGTGGTGTCCAGAC
This is a stretch of genomic DNA from Streptomyces rubradiris. It encodes these proteins:
- the hypF gene encoding carbamoyltransferase HypF → MVAVKGVGGYQLVCDATDAAAVAALRRRKCRPDKPFAVMVPDLAMARRLADVGPVERELLNSPACPIVLLPARPSSPLAAGVHPGTSRVGLFLPASPLHHLLARDVDRPVVCTSGNLADEPRAIDDAEARTRLAGVADGFLTHDRAIHARCDDSVVTTLGRQVLTIRRARGYAPTPMRLPVAGPVPALAVGAQLKHTFTLVAGDRAVTGPHTGDLADPRTVDAFEAACRGQSRLAGIDPQVVAHDLHPGYVSTRWAVSRWPAERRIAVQHHHAHVVACAAEHGLAGPFTGLALDGLGLGDDGTLWGGEVLVADLTGYRRVGRFGTAPLPGGEAAVRAPFRMALGYLFGAEDLGTPPPTRQLTDTFTADRPADEVRALRAMVDREVNCPRASSCGRLFDAAASILGLCHRVSYEGQAAVALEAAAGDVEEEPLPWRLVRAGDGQDALWVYDPLPTLTRLLRGRAEGEPVRRLAAGFHSAVAAAAAALVERAVADGAPPVVCLSGGCFQNLRLLSEIGGRLRGAGLEVLVGSAVPVNDGGISFGQAAVAAARLAEERERKGETPCVWASQDA
- a CDS encoding acylphosphatase, whose product is MSGVRQTWRIEISGTVQGVGFRPFVHRTANALGLDGWVRNVDGHVVAAAAGPRDAPERFLARCRDEAPPLAVVGTVTVGRLDTTDPHGIAPGSGFVVLESTAGAATGPVRQVPADAAPCADCLREVLTPGDRRYRYPFINCTACGPRATVITGLPYDRACTTMGAFTLCTACAQEYADPADRRFHAEPLACPRCGPRISWWAPEAAYGGEEAMSAAADAVRGGAWWLSKGWAVISWCATPPTRPPWPPYGAVSVAPTSLLP